From the genome of bacterium:
CCACGGCGGCGCCCTCCCCAGGGCGCTGGGCACAGCGGTCGAGCCGCCCTTCTCGGTGAAGTCCGCCCTGATGCGCGAGGAGAAGGAGCGGATCGCCAAGGGCGCGGCGCGATTGGTTTCCCCCGGCTCAACCATCATTCTCGACTCCGGCTCCACCGCTCTGGCGCTCGCCCGCCAGCTCGCGGGCCGGCGCATCACCGTGATCGCGCTCGACCTGCCCGCGGCACAGGCCGCCGCCGCCGGGCAGACAGAGGTCCTGCTGGTCGGCGGGCGCGTGCGCAATGGGTTGTACAGTCTGGTTGGCCCGTGGGCCGAAGACACCATGCGGGGACTCCACGGGGATCTCTTCTTCCTGGGCGCGGATGCCGTGGACGACGACGAGGTCACCAACAGCGCCGTGGACGAGGCGGCGGTGAAGCGACTGGCCATCCGCGCGGCGAGG
Proteins encoded in this window:
- a CDS encoding DeoR/GlpR family DNA-binding transcription regulator, which codes for MDLPAERRQHILQLLEAHGSLRTSDLQQTIGVSVATIRRDLNDLAEQDLIERTHGGALPRALGTAVEPPFSVKSALMREEKERIAKGAARLVSPGSTIILDSGSTALALARQLAGRRITVIALDLPAAQAAAAGQTEVLLVGGRVRNGLYSLVGPWAEDTMRGLHGDLFFLGADAVDDDEVTNSAVDEAAVKRLAIRAAREVILLADHSKFGRKALAQVCRLDELSAVVTDRGIGPREAVLRERVRKVVIV